In the Bacilli bacterium genome, one interval contains:
- a CDS encoding phage holin family protein, with amino-acid sequence MNFLGQIVRFIVAALVLMFVGFVVPQFTVGSFWSALFLALVIALIGWVIEGIWGKRITPFGRGIVGFAVSALVIWLAQFVVGGVRVTWIGAILAALVIGIIDLFIPISNPFEAGKNGGRNETAK; translated from the coding sequence ATGAATTTCCTTGGTCAAATTGTCCGTTTCATTGTTGCGGCGCTTGTACTGATGTTTGTCGGATTTGTTGTTCCTCAATTTACTGTCGGCAGCTTTTGGAGCGCATTGTTCCTTGCTCTGGTCATCGCTTTGATCGGCTGGGTCATTGAAGGCATCTGGGGCAAGCGGATTACCCCGTTTGGCCGGGGGATTGTCGGCTTCGCCGTCAGCGCGTTGGTCATTTGGTTGGCGCAATTTGTCGTCGGCGGCGTAAGAGTCACCTGGATCGGTGCGATTTTGGCGGCGCTGGTGATCGGGATTATCGACTTGTTTATACCCATCAGCAACCCCTTTGAAGCCGGAAAAAACGGGGGCCGCAACGAAACAGCAAAGTAA
- a CDS encoding endonuclease MutS2 has protein sequence MNEKLLHMLEFDKIIRKCAAFAATSLGKELVTALVPSPDLQEVKRRLTETDEASQVIRLKGGAPFGGIRDIRAAVKRAAKGGVISPHDLLDIANTAAAGRKLKRFLLSVHDDKPIRSIAALAAQLAELKPLEASIQSCIDDSGQILDSASAELAHIRSDIRAGEARVREKLEQMVRSHSLQKMLQEQLITIRNDRYVIPVKQEYRGQIGGIVHDQSASGATLFIEPEAVVALNNKLRELTLREQKEIEKILAALSAKVGEESDSLLANADLLARLDFIFAKAEYARAIQATLPVMNDRGFFKLKKSRHPLITGEVVPIDVELGNAAYSMIITGPNTGGKTVTLKTVGLLHVMAMAGMFIPAEDGSQLCVFDAIFADIGDEQSIEQNLSTFSSHLTNIISILREMTPKSLVLLDEVGAGTDPAEGSALAIAILEHIHATGCRLIATTHYSELKAYAYNRKGVVNASMEFDVQTLSPTYRLLIGIPGRSNAFAIAERLGLPKRIIASAQSQVGEEDQRVDSMIASLEANRLGAEAERQSAEQLRRELERMKQELAEERRKWEDEREKRLAKAIREADELVAKAKREAAAVIADLRRMALEEGASIKEHKLIEAKRKLEQAAPELPRKKPGKNGGKAIRVNPGDEVLVTHLGQKGHVVELAGPKEAVVQLGIMKMKVDIADLELVAEQAPQKQWERVAAGIKRTRDEHVRTELDLRGMSLADALSEVEKFLDEAFLANLHTISIIHGKGTGVLRGGIQEHLRRHKHVKSYRLGNYGEGGAGVTVVDLA, from the coding sequence GTGAATGAAAAATTGCTGCATATGCTGGAATTCGATAAAATCATCCGCAAATGCGCCGCGTTCGCCGCGACTTCTCTCGGGAAAGAACTGGTAACGGCGCTTGTGCCGTCGCCCGATTTGCAAGAGGTGAAGCGGCGTTTAACGGAGACGGATGAAGCAAGCCAGGTAATCCGGCTGAAAGGAGGAGCGCCGTTTGGCGGTATCCGCGATATCAGGGCGGCGGTAAAACGCGCGGCGAAAGGCGGCGTCATTTCGCCGCATGACTTGCTCGATATCGCCAATACGGCGGCTGCGGGGCGGAAACTGAAGCGTTTTTTATTGTCCGTGCATGACGATAAACCGATCCGATCGATTGCCGCGTTGGCTGCGCAATTGGCGGAATTGAAACCGCTCGAAGCATCGATTCAAAGCTGCATTGACGACTCCGGCCAGATTTTGGACAGCGCTTCCGCCGAACTCGCCCATATCCGAAGCGACATACGCGCAGGCGAAGCGCGGGTGCGGGAGAAGCTGGAACAAATGGTGCGCAGCCATTCGCTGCAGAAAATGCTGCAGGAACAATTGATCACCATTCGCAATGACCGCTATGTGATTCCCGTCAAGCAGGAGTACCGCGGACAAATCGGCGGCATCGTGCATGACCAGTCGGCTTCGGGCGCAACGTTGTTTATCGAACCGGAAGCGGTCGTCGCGTTGAACAACAAGTTGCGGGAGCTTACCTTGCGCGAGCAAAAAGAAATCGAAAAAATACTCGCCGCGCTTTCCGCCAAAGTCGGGGAGGAGTCGGATTCGCTGTTGGCAAACGCCGATCTGTTGGCCCGGCTGGACTTTATTTTTGCCAAAGCCGAGTACGCCCGGGCGATTCAGGCGACGCTGCCGGTCATGAACGACAGAGGCTTTTTTAAACTGAAAAAATCCCGCCATCCGCTCATCACAGGCGAAGTCGTTCCGATTGACGTCGAGCTCGGAAACGCCGCTTATTCCATGATCATTACGGGGCCGAATACCGGCGGGAAAACGGTCACGCTAAAGACGGTCGGGCTTCTGCACGTCATGGCCATGGCCGGAATGTTTATCCCTGCGGAAGACGGCAGCCAACTTTGCGTGTTTGATGCCATCTTTGCCGACATTGGGGACGAGCAGAGCATTGAGCAGAACTTGAGCACGTTTTCCAGCCATCTGACGAATATCATTTCCATTTTGCGGGAGATGACGCCCAAAAGTCTCGTTTTGCTGGATGAGGTTGGGGCGGGCACCGATCCCGCCGAAGGCTCGGCGCTCGCCATCGCGATTTTGGAACATATCCATGCAACGGGCTGCCGCCTGATTGCCACCACGCATTACAGCGAGTTAAAAGCGTACGCATACAACCGCAAAGGAGTAGTCAACGCCAGCATGGAATTTGACGTGCAGACGTTGAGCCCCACTTACCGGTTGCTGATCGGCATACCCGGACGCAGCAATGCGTTTGCGATCGCCGAAAGGCTGGGGCTGCCGAAACGGATTATCGCGAGCGCGCAAAGCCAGGTCGGCGAAGAGGATCAACGGGTTGACAGCATGATTGCTTCCCTGGAGGCGAATCGGCTCGGCGCGGAGGCCGAGCGGCAATCCGCGGAACAATTGCGCAGGGAATTGGAGCGGATGAAGCAAGAGCTTGCCGAAGAACGCCGCAAATGGGAAGATGAACGGGAAAAAAGGCTGGCCAAAGCCATCCGCGAAGCGGATGAACTGGTGGCGAAAGCAAAGCGCGAAGCGGCAGCCGTCATTGCCGATTTGCGGCGAATGGCCCTGGAAGAAGGCGCGTCCATCAAAGAGCACAAATTGATCGAGGCGAAACGGAAGCTTGAGCAGGCCGCACCGGAGCTTCCGCGCAAAAAGCCTGGGAAAAACGGCGGAAAAGCAATCAGGGTGAATCCCGGCGATGAAGTGCTCGTAACGCATTTGGGGCAAAAAGGGCATGTCGTTGAATTGGCCGGTCCCAAAGAAGCCGTCGTGCAACTCGGCATTATGAAAATGAAAGTGGACATCGCCGATTTGGAACTTGTCGCGGAGCAAGCGCCGCAAAAACAATGGGAGCGCGTTGCCGCGGGCATAAAACGCACCCGCGACGAACACGTGCGCACGGAGCTCGATCTGCGGGGCATGTCGCTTGCCGACGCGCTATCGGAAGTGGAAAAATTTTTGGATGAAGCGTTTTTGGCGAACTTGCATACGATCAGCATCATCCACGGCAAAGGCACGGGCGTGCTGCGCGGCGGCATTCAGGAGCATTTGCGCCGGCACAAGCATGTCAAAAGCTACCGGCTCGGCAACTACGGCGAGGGCGGCGCGGGCGTGACCGTTGTGGACCTGGCGTAA
- a CDS encoding DUF350 domain-containing protein, with the protein MDNGEVDRMLSYPFLETIAFFSVTILTLIVFLSVFEFVTTYNNWEEIKRGNVAVALATGGKIFGICNIFRFAIAHNDSVYHALVWGIFGFILLLVAYFLFEFLTPAFKIDQEIKGDNRAVGFISFTISVALSYVIGASVI; encoded by the coding sequence ATGGATAACGGCGAAGTGGACCGTATGCTGAGCTATCCGTTTCTGGAGACGATCGCTTTTTTTTCCGTGACAATCCTAACTCTCATCGTGTTTCTTTCTGTTTTCGAATTCGTAACAACATACAACAATTGGGAAGAAATCAAGCGCGGAAACGTCGCGGTGGCTTTGGCGACAGGCGGCAAAATTTTCGGCATCTGCAACATTTTCCGGTTTGCGATTGCGCACAACGACTCCGTTTATCATGCGCTTGTCTGGGGAATCTTCGGCTTTATTTTATTGTTGGTCGCTTACTTTTTATTCGAATTTTTGACTCCGGCCTTTAAAATCGATCAGGAAATTAAAGGCGACAACCGCGCAGTGGGGTTCATCTCGTTCACGATTTCGGTTGCGCTTTCTTATGTGATCGGGGCCAGCGTCATATAA